From one Bacteriovorax sp. BAL6_X genomic stretch:
- a CDS encoding methyl-accepting chemotaxis protein: MKKTSMSMNKKTILSFIGIFTMFGIGLTISIYSYYGLVKNLKHTVQNDLRMKDSMRTLAANLAEQISNEKQYMISQNPEDVKRFIELEKINDEVFEGIKSLEVEYSNEINWDELTKYYDQYSKNFDLTRNVLKIEGDSKEGLRGELRRYAHDIESKIKKYDLNPSFKVSLLTLRRHEKDFLLRRSKKYSDKAIVEGEKLKKELIARKYRQYIYNDVSKSVDNYVKTFVKLYENQLTLEKHMAIAFEESNKIINLIQKDISLIDKKTSEKIEASNALEEKISFYIPILFAIIAAFAYGFQYNFAKSIKKIIGLSERLRDSSHVTEKSSTNMSMASSKVSSSVTQQASAIQETVATLNEITAMVNKSVENAKISSQKADESQRVALEGKNAVNDMVEAIGQINGNNEDIMKEMNRNNEEIVKIVDVINEISEKTKVINDIVFQTKLLSFNASVEAARAGEHGKGFAVVAEEVGNLAQMSGNAALEIEELLGGSIKKVQSIVDETQVNVKKLISEAQISITKGVDVSENCGKILDSVVDNVDAVTKMMTEISTAAEEQAEGINNISDAMNELDEVTHTNSTIAQETSGFAESLSEQTSILNGIVEELESEVLGKVQEFTMDRNTLVESVSSAPVKSDTVIEKEVVEEFPVFEKPLVTEVVKQEATKIAPEAEEMGFDDPVLEVDSDEYPSENDARFDKAV; this comes from the coding sequence ATGAAAAAGACAAGTATGTCAATGAACAAAAAAACGATACTGAGCTTTATTGGTATCTTTACAATGTTTGGTATAGGGTTGACCATTTCAATTTACTCTTACTATGGGCTCGTTAAGAATTTAAAGCATACAGTTCAAAATGACCTCCGTATGAAAGATTCAATGAGAACATTAGCAGCAAATCTTGCAGAACAAATTTCTAATGAAAAACAATATATGATTTCTCAAAATCCTGAAGATGTGAAACGATTTATAGAATTAGAGAAGATAAATGATGAGGTTTTCGAGGGGATAAAAAGTTTAGAAGTTGAATACTCAAATGAAATAAATTGGGATGAACTTACAAAGTATTATGACCAGTACTCAAAGAACTTCGATCTCACACGTAATGTATTAAAGATTGAAGGTGACTCTAAAGAGGGGTTAAGAGGTGAGTTACGACGTTATGCACACGATATCGAATCTAAGATCAAAAAATATGACTTAAATCCAAGTTTTAAGGTTTCACTTTTAACTCTTCGTCGTCATGAGAAAGACTTTCTTTTAAGAAGATCAAAGAAGTATTCAGATAAAGCAATTGTAGAAGGTGAGAAACTTAAAAAAGAACTAATTGCTCGAAAGTATAGGCAATATATTTATAACGATGTAAGTAAGTCAGTTGATAATTATGTAAAGACTTTCGTTAAACTATATGAGAATCAACTAACACTTGAGAAGCATATGGCCATAGCTTTCGAAGAATCAAATAAAATAATTAATTTAATTCAAAAAGATATTTCGTTAATTGATAAAAAAACTAGTGAGAAAATTGAAGCAAGTAATGCACTAGAAGAGAAGATAAGCTTCTATATTCCAATCCTATTCGCGATTATTGCTGCTTTTGCTTACGGCTTTCAATATAACTTTGCTAAGTCAATTAAGAAGATTATTGGCCTTAGTGAAAGACTACGTGATTCATCACATGTTACTGAAAAGTCTTCAACTAATATGAGTATGGCCTCTTCTAAGGTGTCATCATCTGTAACTCAACAAGCAAGTGCTATTCAAGAAACAGTAGCGACCCTTAATGAAATTACTGCGATGGTAAACAAAAGTGTTGAGAATGCAAAGATATCAAGTCAAAAAGCGGATGAGTCTCAACGAGTAGCTCTAGAAGGTAAGAATGCGGTTAATGATATGGTTGAGGCCATTGGACAAATTAACGGTAATAACGAAGATATTATGAAAGAAATGAATCGTAATAACGAAGAAATTGTAAAGATTGTTGATGTTATTAATGAGATTTCTGAAAAGACTAAGGTAATCAACGATATCGTATTCCAAACTAAGCTTCTTTCTTTTAACGCTTCTGTAGAAGCCGCGAGAGCTGGTGAGCATGGTAAGGGGTTTGCAGTTGTTGCTGAGGAAGTCGGAAACTTAGCTCAAATGAGTGGTAATGCAGCTCTTGAAATTGAAGAACTTCTTGGTGGGTCAATCAAAAAGGTTCAATCAATCGTTGATGAAACTCAAGTTAATGTAAAAAAACTTATTTCTGAAGCTCAGATAAGTATTACTAAAGGTGTAGATGTTTCAGAAAACTGCGGGAAAATCCTAGATAGTGTAGTTGATAATGTAGATGCTGTAACTAAAATGATGACTGAAATCTCAACAGCAGCTGAAGAGCAAGCTGAGGGGATTAATAATATTTCAGATGCAATGAATGAACTTGATGAAGTAACACATACTAACTCGACAATTGCGCAAGAAACTTCTGGCTTTGCGGAAAGTCTATCAGAGCAAACATCAATTCTTAATGGAATTGTTGAAGAACTAGAGAGTGAGGTATTAGGTAAGGTTCAAGAATTTACGATGGATCGAAATACATTAGTCGAATCAGTATCATCAGCGCCTGTTAAGTCAGATACAGTAATTGAAAAAGAGGTTGTTGAAGAATTTCCTGTCTTTGAAAAGCCACTAGTTACTGAAGTTGTTAAACAAGAAGCTACTAAGATTGCACCAGAAGCTGAAGAAATGGGTTTTGATGATCCAGTTCTTGAAGTGGATTCTGATGAATACCCAAGCGAGAATGATGCTAGATTTGATAAGGCAGTTTAA
- a CDS encoding chemotaxis protein CheW, whose amino-acid sequence MENETTDVTKRYLEFKLGDEHYAIPLLQVRELISVPETTNVPFSPSYYVGIMNLRGQVISIIDLRTRLGVKPAESNEEAVIIVEFGQLCLGIVVDNICKVLSVDEEQIQEVASVETKKRDRLNRVYRNNEALIQLVDLESILNIDELNGLVKKAA is encoded by the coding sequence ATGGAAAATGAGACAACTGATGTAACAAAAAGGTACCTTGAATTTAAACTTGGAGATGAGCACTACGCAATTCCACTTTTGCAAGTAAGAGAGCTAATCTCTGTTCCTGAAACAACTAACGTACCTTTTAGTCCAAGTTATTATGTAGGGATTATGAATCTACGTGGACAGGTTATTTCAATTATTGATCTACGTACTCGTCTCGGTGTTAAACCAGCTGAGTCAAATGAAGAAGCAGTTATTATTGTCGAGTTTGGACAGCTTTGTTTAGGAATTGTCGTTGATAATATTTGTAAAGTTCTTTCAGTAGACGAAGAACAAATTCAAGAAGTCGCTTCAGTAGAAACAAAAAAACGTGATCGTCTGAATAGAGTATATCGTAATAATGAAGCATTAATTCAATTAGTTGATCTAGAGTCAATTTTAAATATCGATGAGTTAAATGGCCTTGTAAAGAAAGCTGCTTAG
- the cheB gene encoding chemotaxis-specific protein-glutamate methyltransferase CheB codes for MSNLARSYIEIAQMMSQETGTHFTAQNDAMVKSRIDKRIVELRLKDADEYLTLIKSPGNQERSELISLLTTHYTFFMREKNQFDFIIKSIPKIIERVKNSGRDTLKVWCAACSKGDEVYSLAMILKKHIKEIDPSFKFEIVATDICEKSIKHAKKGVYYWKELQKVPKDYLEGNWYRGSGEIAPFVKVSDELKKNCKFKVHNLINQNSPEYNDKYDLILCRNVFIYFSEEQIDKVIKKFSNCVTNKGYLLIGISETLRRHEGFQSLGQSIYFKTNHETKRSLKVKEAQVKKILIIDDSGTVRKLIKKCLTGDPGYEVVGEAVDGQDGLEKIKELRPDVITLDINMPKMSGYDVLKNLPKDRPLQAIMISSVSKSDGDIVMRCLEDGAFDYLKKPSFDDIFKFKKALLEKIDLAYNSIVKSKRQKLTSWVGANNFDFSGSQLITIGASTGGTEAIKQLLMSFPKEFPPVLIVQHIPPVFSTAFANRLNELCPFDVVEATDGEEVKHNTVYIAPGGIHMGVIGKSKLMIKLDSETPIYSGHRPSVDYLFENLAQLKGHRVTAALLTGMGADGAKGLLKLKENDTFTITQDEESSVVYGMPKKAFELGASCISLPLDKITEQILTRVAKK; via the coding sequence ATGAGTAATCTTGCTAGAAGTTATATTGAAATAGCTCAAATGATGTCACAGGAGACAGGGACGCACTTTACGGCACAAAATGATGCGATGGTGAAGTCTCGTATCGATAAGAGAATTGTCGAGCTTCGCTTAAAAGATGCCGATGAGTACTTAACGTTAATTAAATCTCCTGGGAATCAAGAAAGGAGTGAGTTAATATCGCTTTTAACAACTCATTATACTTTCTTTATGAGAGAGAAAAATCAATTTGATTTTATCATCAAGTCAATTCCTAAGATTATTGAACGAGTAAAAAATAGTGGGCGTGATACTTTGAAAGTTTGGTGTGCTGCCTGTAGTAAAGGTGATGAAGTATATAGCCTTGCAATGATTCTTAAGAAGCACATCAAAGAGATTGATCCTAGTTTTAAGTTTGAAATTGTAGCAACTGATATATGCGAGAAGTCTATAAAACACGCAAAAAAAGGCGTTTACTATTGGAAAGAACTTCAAAAGGTTCCTAAGGATTATCTCGAAGGTAATTGGTATCGAGGAAGCGGTGAAATCGCTCCTTTTGTTAAAGTCAGTGATGAACTTAAAAAAAACTGTAAATTTAAAGTTCACAATTTGATAAATCAAAATAGCCCTGAGTACAATGACAAATATGACTTAATTCTATGCCGAAATGTCTTTATCTACTTCAGTGAAGAGCAAATCGATAAAGTTATAAAAAAGTTTTCAAACTGTGTCACAAACAAGGGGTATCTTTTAATAGGGATCTCTGAAACATTAAGGCGACATGAAGGCTTCCAAAGCCTTGGCCAATCAATTTATTTTAAAACAAATCATGAGACAAAGAGAAGTCTTAAAGTTAAAGAAGCTCAAGTTAAGAAGATATTAATTATCGATGATTCAGGCACTGTGAGAAAGTTAATTAAAAAGTGTCTTACAGGTGATCCTGGATATGAAGTTGTTGGTGAAGCTGTCGACGGACAAGATGGATTAGAAAAGATAAAAGAGCTTAGGCCAGATGTTATTACTTTAGATATTAATATGCCAAAAATGAGTGGGTATGATGTTCTAAAAAACCTTCCAAAGGATCGGCCACTACAGGCGATCATGATTAGTTCGGTAAGTAAGAGTGATGGTGATATTGTCATGAGATGTCTTGAAGATGGTGCGTTTGATTATTTAAAGAAGCCATCTTTCGATGACATCTTTAAATTTAAAAAGGCCTTATTAGAGAAAATTGATCTTGCATATAATAGTATTGTTAAGTCTAAGAGGCAGAAGCTCACAAGTTGGGTTGGGGCAAACAATTTCGACTTCTCAGGAAGTCAGCTAATTACAATTGGTGCATCGACAGGTGGAACTGAAGCAATTAAACAGCTTCTTATGAGTTTTCCTAAAGAATTTCCACCAGTTCTTATTGTACAGCATATTCCTCCAGTATTTTCGACTGCATTCGCTAATCGCCTTAATGAGTTATGCCCATTTGATGTTGTTGAAGCAACTGATGGAGAAGAGGTAAAGCATAACACTGTATATATTGCTCCAGGAGGAATTCATATGGGAGTTATTGGAAAGAGTAAATTAATGATCAAGTTAGATAGTGAAACGCCGATATATTCTGGGCACCGACCAAGTGTAGACTACTTATTTGAAAACCTCGCCCAACTTAAAGGGCATAGAGTAACGGCAGCACTTCTTACAGGAATGGGAGCCGATGGGGCAAAAGGGCTCCTTAAATTGAAAGAGAATGATACTTTCACAATTACACAAGATGAGGAAAGTTCAGTTGTTTATGGAATGCCGAAGAAAGCATTTGAATTAGGTGCTTCATGTATTTCTCTACCACTGGATAAGATTACTGAACAAATCTTAACGAGAGTTGCGAAGAAATAG
- a CDS encoding methyl-accepting chemotaxis protein, producing the protein MKGQWTIKKQLIALSATMLSIQLIIAFVGYQSLTSVKSHLYTVFSKRLPSINSLVQADRDFQQMLVAERTLLLEGLSDKQRKALADDYFTNKQQVVDRFKKYTVLGDSPKEIEISKKFNEGLEAFEKTAADKFPLDKEGNIRKFSKAELITNSLGPVNSKFEGARDSLDQLQELILGMGDEEFKEADETYSNSIFLMSIISIVSLFGSVGICIFMARRIDGRINNIVESISNEGQNLENVSNTFKNKSVALSSISEQLSAAATETSSSLHEISQMIKSNTDGSNNVASLIQKSQELVTDGVKSLGDLGRGVKDVENSTTTLANTVEKSNSELNEIVKVFEEINVKTQVINDIVFQTKLLSFNASVEAARAGENGKGFSVVAEEVGNLAKMSGESADEISKLLVDSLKKVTDIVDVSSRDVNESLNLSRDKINKSVEISNQCQEVFTQVLRNFDEVSANSNEVANASKEQLIGVEEVSKAMQEISSSASLTSQSAHDLNTASSELSQAVNHIGEDITDLKGLIIAQIKSARHAVSNVVNFNKTKRNAETKKAA; encoded by the coding sequence ATGAAAGGACAATGGACAATTAAAAAACAATTGATTGCTTTGTCAGCTACTATGCTTAGTATACAGCTGATCATTGCATTTGTTGGTTATCAATCATTAACATCAGTTAAATCACACTTGTATACAGTGTTTTCAAAAAGATTACCAAGTATTAATAGTCTGGTGCAAGCTGATCGTGATTTTCAACAGATGTTAGTGGCCGAAAGAACACTTCTACTTGAGGGCCTATCAGATAAACAAAGAAAGGCTTTGGCCGATGATTACTTTACTAATAAACAACAAGTCGTTGACCGATTTAAAAAGTATACTGTCTTAGGTGACTCACCTAAAGAAATTGAAATATCTAAGAAGTTTAACGAAGGTCTAGAAGCATTTGAGAAAACGGCCGCAGATAAATTCCCACTAGATAAAGAAGGAAATATTCGTAAATTCTCTAAAGCAGAGCTTATTACAAACTCATTAGGGCCAGTTAATTCTAAATTCGAAGGGGCTAGAGATAGTCTAGATCAACTACAAGAGTTAATCCTTGGGATGGGAGATGAAGAATTTAAAGAAGCAGATGAGACTTACTCTAATTCGATCTTCTTAATGTCGATTATTTCAATTGTTAGCTTATTTGGATCTGTTGGGATTTGCATTTTTATGGCAAGACGAATTGATGGACGTATCAATAATATTGTTGAGTCAATTTCTAATGAAGGTCAAAACCTAGAAAATGTTTCAAATACATTTAAAAATAAGTCTGTCGCACTTAGCTCTATTTCTGAACAACTTTCTGCCGCTGCAACTGAAACATCAAGCTCTCTACATGAGATATCTCAAATGATTAAGAGTAATACTGATGGTTCTAATAATGTTGCTTCTCTAATTCAAAAAAGCCAAGAGTTAGTGACTGATGGTGTGAAGTCACTCGGTGACCTCGGGCGCGGTGTGAAAGATGTTGAAAACAGTACAACGACACTAGCGAATACAGTAGAGAAAAGTAATAGTGAATTAAATGAGATTGTTAAAGTGTTTGAAGAGATCAATGTTAAAACACAGGTTATCAACGATATTGTTTTTCAGACGAAGTTACTTTCGTTCAATGCCTCTGTAGAAGCAGCAAGAGCTGGAGAAAATGGTAAAGGTTTTTCTGTCGTTGCAGAAGAAGTTGGTAATCTTGCTAAGATGAGTGGCGAGTCTGCTGATGAGATTTCAAAGCTACTTGTTGATAGTCTTAAGAAGGTTACAGATATTGTTGATGTCTCAAGTCGTGATGTTAATGAATCATTAAATCTAAGTAGAGATAAAATTAATAAAAGTGTTGAAATTAGTAATCAGTGCCAAGAAGTATTTACTCAGGTGTTAAGAAACTTTGATGAAGTTTCTGCAAACTCTAATGAAGTCGCTAATGCTTCAAAAGAACAGTTAATAGGTGTTGAAGAAGTCAGTAAAGCTATGCAAGAAATCTCAAGTTCTGCAAGCCTAACAAGTCAATCAGCACATGATTTAAATACTGCTTCATCAGAGTTAAGCCAAGCTGTAAATCATATTGGTGAGGATATTACTGATTTAAAAGGTT